The following is a genomic window from Theobroma cacao cultivar B97-61/B2 chromosome 10, Criollo_cocoa_genome_V2, whole genome shotgun sequence.
TGAGTTCTTACCATCGACCAAAGGTATCTAAAGTTTTATAATCTACTTGTTACAAAAAGCAAGCTCTAAGACTaaacaatttttattgttttatatatataaaaatccaCTTTCAGTTATTTGTTGGAAAGTttatttaagaaataatatcatataaaaaatttacaataaaaaagatataagTATATTCAACTTGCATTTTAATACatagataattttaaaaattaatattacattttcaataaaatactTACAAATTAAACACTGTAATGTTATCTTATCAACATTTTAATCACACTTTTCTTAATATACCAAACGTTACTAAATTATCTAAttagtaataatattttttacaatCATATTATTTGTAATTGCATTGATGTGACTACATTGTAACACACCAAATGCAACTTTAGATCGAATTAAAATGGGCTTAAAAGATTGCTTCGGTTAAAAAGACACATTATTAACCCAATGCtaatcttaataaaatattgagGCCGAATAAAATGTGGACATTTGAAGGCCATTTGAGTCCAAGTCCCAACCAAAATAGGCTTTCAAGATTGATTTGAGCAGCCCATTAAAGAATATCCATAATCCATGCACATCCCACTGAGCACAAAAGCTAAtcaaatgatatgctcactTCTCTTACTGTTTtacatatcatcatcatcatcaccatcatagataaaatatgaatatctGCAGCATAATACgatcaaaatataattttatatacaccgttcaaatatacatatgAACAAATTCCCATCGGAAGGGGCTAATTTTACAATGATCTTATCTGAGAGCACCTCTTAAGTACCGCTTTGTGGTTGATATCCTTCTTCGACATATTCATAACGCCTGACTGCTCATCAACTTTGTCAATAAGAAGCTTAAGCATTGGAACCTTCGAAAGGGTTCTGCACGACCCCACCATGATCAACTTTTTCTGTACAGTACAGTGAATCATAAACCAGGACTTGTCTGTAAGCCTGtttagcttaattttttttaacttaaaaattattaagaagaaaaataataatttttaaaattaagttaaaactgtttgataaaataaattatatattttaattttagttaaaattactataaaaaatattcatgTCACATTTAATCATCTAATAAACCAATACGAAATAAATTTACTTCGAACTTATATACgatttcaaatattaaaataaaaaaaaaccatacaaaaacaaaacaagtcTCAAACAGGTATTATAACCAACTCTTTCTTCCACTATGCTGTATTAACAGATGAATTTAACTCAGAAAACTGTGATAAAAGCTACCTTGGCTCGTGTTAGAGCAACATTAATCCTATGCCAGTCTGCAAGCAGTGAAGAAGAGCATTTTCTAGGATTCTCATTAGACCTAACAAAGGACACCAGTATGCAGTCCTTGTCTCTTCCCTGTATTATGGTAAATTACAACAGGGAATGACACACTAGTTAGTCCATAGAAACTTTTCATGCAATTCCATGCTCAAGAAGATGAAGAATAACacaggaaagaaaaaaaaggcttTTAGCCTAACCTGGTATTTATCAATAGTATGCGTCTCCACAGATGCTATGCAAGCATGTCTGATGAGATTCGCCTGAGAGTTATAAGGGGTAATGATGCCAATATCTTTTGCTTCAATTCCATTGTTAACTAATCCATCCGTTATCTATGTTATACATAAAAGAAGTAGATGTCTTGCATAAAGTTGCATACTGGTCACATCAACAACACAAGAATTGCAGAAAAGCATTTCAGAGTCAAATGAGGATCTTACCTCTGCAATTATATAAGCTTCCATTGGATTATTCACAGTTTTATGGTCTCTAGCCTCGAAAGCAGGCAACAAATCTAAGTCATGGAAAACACTCTGGTAAGAGTTCAAGACATACAAGTATacaacatatcatatataaaagataataattttcaaaccTGTGTTAACAAAAATGACTGGCCTGCCTGGATTTAGAACCTGCAACCATGACTAAGTGTAAGTTTTAAATATCCTATCTAAATAAGTTTTGAAAGGAAAATGCTAATTTAAGTATCACAAACAAGAAGATTGAGAAATCACTCTTACAGCTTTTAGCCAAGATGAACAAGAAGCGTTTGGTCTTGAAAATTTGAGTTTGGCATTAGCTACTTCAGGGGAACCACAACGCAATCGATCACCATATACCAATGCATTTGAAAGTCCCATAATGCTTTCACACATACGATActatagaaaaataatttcataaattcaTGCAATAGAAAAGTGccaaaagaaagaattgaaatatataaattttggtTGTCTCTAGAGGAAACCTGGCTTTGTAGTGGTGAAATTGCATGTGGATGTGCTTCTGATAGTATGCAAAACAAACTTATTCCCATTCCATTCTCTCGAGCCTCTGCACTCTGGAAATCAATCAGCATTGCAATGTTAAAGAGCTTCAGGTCCTGCCACGTAAGTTAAATAGCTAGAACTAATGATGCATGCATACATGCCTGAACCAGAGGAGGCAATTGGTAGTGATCTCCAACTAGCACAAATGTAGAAGCAAACATCAACGGTCCCAGTGATACCTGATAGGGCcataaatatttcattaacTAAGCAGGAAATTAACAAAACATTTGACTTTCAGCATATACAAAATATACTAAACAACATGACAACATCCTcacataatcaaatattaaaatgtgCATTGGGTATACTTTTCTGGGCAGCAAAAGCTCAAAAAATAGATTCCTCAGCATGTAACTTTAggatttattttcaattattttagcctttctTTTGTGCTTTTTTTTCCCAGTTTCAcctgcattttttttttaaaaaatatcaactaAAGACTTCTGTTTCTAACTCCattctttacttttcttgCCCCTTTCTCTCAAATTCTAGAGGTCTACAATCTAGATATAGTATCAGTGAACATGATTCATAATTTAAGTGCATAATTGCACTTTCACCATACAGAAATCATGAATGTTAGATTATCAAAATGCATAAACTTGAAGTAATACAAACCGGGAGAGTTGTCTGTCCAGCTTCATCTataatgcaaacatcaaatttctTTCCAGAGAGGAATGGACTAGTGATGCCCAAGCAAGTGACGGCAACAACTTTGACTTTGTCAAATTTCACTTTAATTTCTTCAATGCTACTTAGGTTCATTCCTGTCAGAAACAACTTATTACATGAAGTAAATATCAAGTAACATGCTGATTGCAAATCGTTAATGACATACTCTCCTACCTGAAAAACAATGCCCCTTAATTTCCTCATGCACAGATTCATGTCTTCCAATGCGTACAAAATCAATGCtctgcattttttttaatttcaataaggaaaaaaagagaaataactCAGAAAATTTGCTGATTCATCATATGTGAAATTCAAAGTTGATCCACCTAATTAGCCTTCAGTGACAACAGTAGAAACGGATGACAAGAGAAGTTAGTGTCTAGAAAAATCTTGGAGAAGTAGCGATAATGTCAAGCATCACATTGCAATGCTTACAAAATGAAATCGTATTTTGAGACTTTTTAAATGGCAAtgtaaatgaaaaaggaaataataagATAGAAGATGACTCAATTTAAACAGTGAGGAATAGAATATTTCCTACAACTTCAACATGATATATACATTAAAAAGTACCTTAATCACACTTacacaaaggaaaagaatgtatatatgtatgaatGAGTTTGTACAATCCCTGTTATCACATCTGTTTTCTTGGAGTCATAGCAGTTTTCTTCCTCTAAACCATTTTTCTTACATGCAGACACACCTAATATGCTAACTTACCCATTTCACCATCTTGTATAGCTATGCTATACGCATATTGATTTTGCAACTTAAGGAGTTCTGCATGCTGGAATTACGTGCACCAATAAATTGAAATGACTATGCAAGAAAGCTAACACCTCGAAACATAACAAGACAATTTGAGAATAAAGATGACCTGagattttaatttgatgaGTAAATTATCAACTGCGGAGTTTGTGTAGGATGTAAGCAAAATGGATGCACCTCTCATCAACAAGGCTTTTACAGCATGTACCATTGTAGATGTCTTGCCCGTTCCAGGCATTCCTAGAATTAGAGCATAATCCTTTGCTGTAAGTAtctgaaaaaggaaaaatggatttGCAGAATAAGTAACAACGCATTTTCTTTAGAAAATGTTAGGTCAACTGGGAATGTTTCTTTTTGAGAGATAAAACAGGTAAAAAGTCATGTTAACCGGGAAGTGGAAACCTTGAGAATAGCTCTACGCTGATCATCATTTAAGCTCTTCTCTGACCACACATAAGATATTGCTGGATCTTGGCTGAATATGCATCCACTGTCAAATCTAGGAGCCTGCAGTAGGCAAAGCAACATACatagaaagataaataaaaaaaaaaaagacattaCATTATGCAAAAAGCTATATAGAAAACAATATGAGAGAGCAAGAAGCATTCACCGCAAGGTCAACAATCATCTTCCTGAGATGAGAACTTTGCTCATTTTGtagaaaaatttgaataagGTTGAACCTTCAATGATAACAAGGAAACATAATGAACATAAACAAAGAATATTTCTTATCTCTTGACAGTCCAGATGCCACAAGAGaatagaagaaaataataaaaatggtCAAAATTTAACTATAATGCAGAAATTACCGCATAATGGAAAATGAGGTCATGACTTCATCCTTGTCAATCCGCCAGACCTCCTGAAATAGTTTCTCCGTCATTGAAGACAAATTACCCCCAGGTAGCCTTAAACACTTAGAAAAAGAAACCTGACTTCCACCAAAGCAAGACAATCTAAAAGCGTTAGACCAGTTTGAATCTGATTGTTTAAGGATGGTTAACATTAATTTCTGAGCCACTTTAGCATGCATCCTATGACATCTTGTAGATGATGTTACTGCTAATAATCCAATTCCATAGTAGTAGCACAGGAAACTTTAAGCTTACAGAAACACGGACAGGACTGATTTCCACAATGACCCCACTTGCTACAATTTGATGACCAGATTCCGTGCTAAGTATCTAACAACCAGAAAtcaaattacaaataaatattgTTGGCAATGAGAATTTGGATGCAACatcatgaaaaacaaaatttacgAAAGAAACTGCTCATCACCAGTATTacgaaaaagaagaaatggttCATGATGTTTCTTAACAAGCTCTAGTCAAAGACAACCAAAGTGTAGCAGAAGAGTGTGGACAGTGTTTCAGATTTTCATGGAATCAGAGCAACAAGAACGTACaacagaaaattaaaactatacAACCTCCCAAAAAACGCAAACATGATGCATTGCAGATGCATAACAATCATTTTAGATTCACTGCAAGATTTTAAGGCATACAACTTAAGGCAGAACAACTAAAAGATACATTAAGATAGGAATGATCAAGCAGAAGAAATGCAAGAAATACCTCAATATTAATTCTTTAAGTTGGAATTATAGTGTAAATAAAGATGAAAATGGATTATTAATGTGATGAGATATTTAATTggaaaaatttgaaagagaaaTAGTTTTAGTAACATCTTGGAAGCACATTAAAGAGAAACCTGAAtgaaaatagtaattaaatcTTAATAAGCACtgcttaacaaaaaaaaatcttaatgtTCACTTTGTGCCAAATGAGCAGTAGCATTCAGCTGCGTTTCTGTGATCTAAAGGCTTGTTAGACGAGTAATCATACCACATAATCTCCACATTTAAGTGTGCAATCCAAATCTTTGGTCAGAGAAGAGGCAGCACTAATAGGATTTCTATCAGATCCATTTAGATTGGAAGCAGGTGAATGTCGACACACAAAATGATAGATGaatctattttctttgtgaGATTTCTGATGTGGAAGTTCATCAAGAACAAGAGAAGAAAGGCAACCAGTACAGTCGTCACTCTTCAGATTACGAGAATGCCAGAGATCTTTCTTTACAAGCTGGaatagtgaaaaaaaaaaattgttcaaGGTGAAAAGCTTGATCAATTTATTATCTGTGCTGCTTTGGAGTAATCAAATCACCTGCATCTCTTTAGCTTCTAGGTCAATCAACCGATCCCAATGTCTGAGGAAAACACCATGAGcatttgaaaaatgatgtACATGTGAATCAAATACATCACCTAATCCACTACTCTCTGTGTCACCACCAAGTGCCTGCAGCAATTAAACAAAATGGccaataataaaaacaacttGATACTCAGAGTGAGGAACTGCGGCTCATAGAACCATAAATGAAAATCTCGATTACGCTTTCTCCAAGGAATTTGACTTCCTCATGTGCAATATTTTGACAGGATAGCCGCAAAAGAACAGGAATCTACCTTATAGGGATAGCAAATTTACCTTATGATAGATGGTACAAACATCAAGATGGCGACAGCCTTTGCACATGCTTGGAATCTAGGATAGCAATATTAGTAGAATTTCTGTTGAGTATCAAGTAAAAACTTCTCTACCATCATATGGTTTTGATAATTCAGTAACAGGCATACCTGTAACATTGGGGGCAATTGTTGTGTTGTTAACGCCTTAAGAATATCATTTGCAAGCTCATTGCGACGCATGATTAACCCAACCAAGTCAGATCTTCGAACTACAATTCCCTACACAAACCATCAACAGATGCTTAGTGGCCTTGAAAAGTAGAGATCAATAGAGGACAGAGGGTAACTACAATTCCCTACACAAACCATCAACAGATGCTTCATGGCCTTGAAAATAGAGATCCAGAGGACAGAAGGTAGCTTACTTACTTGTGTCTGATCTGACTGGAGATAGTATAGAAGGCCAGAATCAATACATTTTAGGTACCTAAAAACAAGACGAgtaaaaagtgaagaaaagaaTCATTACTCAGCAACAACAACCCCACACCACTGCTGCACCCAAAACACACAGaaggtaaaaagaaaagtaaaaggaATAAGATGTAAATACCTTTCAGACATAAGGAGAGTGTACAAGATCACTTGGGCACAGTGTTCCATAGATGACTGCATTAATGACAAGGATAGGTCAAGGACAATGAGGTCAAGAAAGGGGTTTGGAAAATGCCATGTGCATGTTTCAAGATATGATCCCAATATAATTGCTTCCTTTTATTACTTGCCTGGCCCTTAGGCATTTTTCCAGTTTTAAACTCTAGAGGCATAATCTTCTCGTTGTCTTCTTTTCCACCTGACTCAATCTTCACTCTGACTGAAACATCGATCATTCCTTTCAAACCATACTTTGGGGCCCATGCCATTTCCTCAATATCAATCACCTACAATTAGAATGAAATcaatacatataaaaatacttacTTCTTCACATGAAAACTTATAATGACCAAACACTATCAGTTCATTTTATGAGTTCAGATTtagtataaaagaaaaaatctagGAGAGTTGGACTCAGCCAGTGCAACTAAAGACAagccaaacaaaaaaaaatgcaaaaatagGTGAAAATGCACACATATCTTCAACATTGAGTTGTGACCATATTTTGAATCCAGGAAAGTTTTCAGGATACTGTAGTGCGAATGCATGAATACATAGGTATGATTCTCATCTAAATATCGACAATATCCAAGAGCATGCATATCCAAAAAAAGGCTGTAGTCAATGCAAAGATGCATATAATGCATAGGAATCATGTATAAGAAAGGCTGAAGGAGATGCTAACCTCGAAAATATTAACCTTTTTTGGCCCATTATCAGATCCAAAATCTACAGTGGGGACTTTTGGGTCCTGCCAAAAGTTAAATTTACTCAACAATAGAAAGTTATCATACAGTAATCATCTGATATGCATACAAAGAGATTTTATATAGTTAATTACAGGATGCAATTGTCTCTTAAATTCTAAGGTGCCTGGTACATCAACCTCCAACAAAGAGAAATGTATCTGTGACATATATATTGCACCTTACAATCACCCCAGCCACCCTTCAGCCGGGAGGTCACTGACCCACATGATGACGAAGCCAGCCTTCAGGCTTGTGCATTTAGATGCAGGATCCTCAAAGCCTATATGACTAAGTGTGTAGAAGAACACAAGGCAATTAACAAGAAACAAGTaacaataatgagaaaatatcAGCGCACCTCTGAATCTTTGAAGAGGACAATCCAATTTACTAGTTTTGGAATAGCTTCAGTCAaggttttatatatttcattttcatttactgcaattaagcattaaaaaaaatagaatcaGGATTCAGATAATGATCCCTAAGATCTACTGCTAACATGTCATTGAAACATTATCAAAAACTTAACAAAATGTGGATAAGATTTTACAAGTCCAATGGACTGATGAACCTAGATGATCTTGCCAGCGAGAAATTGGAAAATGGTAAAGGAACATTTATATAAATCTCCACCTCCACATGCATACAAGCTCTCCATGTTCTTCTGTAGCACTAGTCTTGCATATTCTTCCAAAAAGTGTATTGTAGGGGCCTCCTTCACAAGTCCTGCctgtaaaataaaagaaaagtgatATGCCTATAGATAAAATCTAAAAGCTAGTTATTTATAGGGGGAAATTAATATGAAGTATTGGACAATTTAATAAGATAATATGATAGCTTTTCCGATCCCAAGACCTGAAAAATTTGGTGGAGCAAGGTGCCGATAAGAGCTGCAGTTGAATGCTCATTGCATCGTAATCTCTCATCTAGGACAGTTCGCCTTGGGCAACTGAAACTAGCTGCAACCtaaattgtttttgatttattagaaaagaaacaatttgGTTTTAAATACCCACATGCGTCTACTCAACCAAAATTAATATAACAAGGGTAGCTGAGTGCAGCCATGATTACAAAATCCATAAGAATACATGTCACATGAaaatgcataaaattaaaatttgaataagtGGAGGACACTTACCCGAGTTCCAGAGACCAGAATATCTGGATgaagaataagaaaattattttcatgatCAACATTACACTTTCcctcatcatcaaattcaccAATGACATTCACAGTGTCTCCTGGGGCAACAACAGTATAAGACCTGAGGTAATTGTTTCAAGGAAAAGTGAGAACATAACCTCCCCAGTGGCAACCAATCAAGGAATGTGAAAGCCAGAaccaaaaattctttaaaattttcatcagAAGATCAAGAGCATATGACCATTATAGCAAAAACACTGATGAAGAACCATGCAAAATGCCACTAGAGATGGGTCAATAAGCATGTAGAGCAGCCACTTGACATTATTGAACATTAGTAAAACCCTAGCACTCTCTAGCCTTATTACATCTACATCAAAGTTTTATTCGACAATTCTATTAATAAAGCTGGAAAAAAAAGTGGGCATGATCTGAAAAGTGCATTTCTGAACATCGCTCAGGTAAATATCGAGAAATTATTGAAAGTAAactgattttgaaataatgtCAAAATTATTGAATAGTTGATAGCACATTCATTGAACTACATACCACTCTTCCCACAAATAAACGGCGCGCTCTTCCCCACATTTCTCATTTACCAAGCGAAGAACCTGAGAAGCAATGTCAATAATCCCCTTCACAGTCCAATGAAGCATTAAGTGGTTTGTGATTATGGCACAGTAAAAACCTTATATGGGCATTGTAAACCAACAGACTCAGAAAAAGTTCGCTTTTCAGATACCTTCAGCAGAGATATAGTTGCAAAAAAATCAGTATCCAAGAATATATTGTTTCCTTCATAAAAGGttacttaaaaagaaaaaagaagggaaaaaaaggcATACCTCCAACACTAGGAAATAACCATTAGAAGATGTTTCACTGACTTCGTGTGGTGGGCCCATTCCAGCTCCTTTTACTACTGAATCAGCTATTACAGGCATTTCGTTGGGCTGTCCATCTTGGGCGTCAGATGAATATGGCTCTGATTCAGTGGAAACAAAATCCTCAACAGAAATGACATCTTCTACTTGATCTAGAAGTGCAAGCAATGCCTATAAGAGAAAATAGACAAATGAAGATGAACAACAATAAAAACAGGAAGATAATTGAATGCTAAAGGTTAAAAGGAATAGGTAATTTAAGTAGTGTGGAAACTTTTTTGATAATCTATGCAACAACATAATGTATACCTAAAATGTAGCAGTAAATAAACTTccatttttgttatataacaATCAGATGTGAAAGCAAGGTACGGAAGTATGTTAAGATAAAGATATGAACATTGAGAAAgcattttaaagtgaaaccTTTTTGTGCTGCCTCAAACCCAACTGGTCAGATGTAATACCATTAGTAAGCTGCATTTCAGTTAAGGCGTAAGTCAGAGAGAAGACAAATTACAGAACCAGCATTtctaagaaaattcaaaaaaaaaaaatgcaggTAGTATGACCTTCAGTCACTTTCCATTTGAAGAGGACTAGTTTTGGTCCAAAACCAAAGAGgaaacaggaaaaaaaaataaagaaaagcgTTACTATGAAACCAATTACTACTAATTACCTTATCAGGACAATATGGTAGCGATGGTGGAGTGCGGAATGGACTCTGTCTACTTGCTAAAGAAGTTTTCTCATCAGCAATTCTCTCACTGACCTCTGTATCCTGAAATGGGTTCGCTCTTTTTAACCCAACCCTGTTGTCTGAAACCAAAGATTTTTTATCAGCTTTGGGAGAAGGCGAAGAAAGCCACTTGTCAACCTTAGCAGACATATTTAGACCCTGCAAAGTGCAGTGCATCGATTTGTTAttaattcaacaaaaaaaaaaggcatttgatagaaaccaaaaaaaaaaaacatgccTTGTTTTGGGAGCATTGGTTTATGCTGAAAGAGTCGTGCTTCGAGGAATCAGCCAATACAGGCATGTGCTTTGAGAGTGCTTGAAGCCGTTCGTTGACCGGAGATATCTTCCATGTCACCACATCCCCTCCATCATCTTGGCTCTGCTTTATCAACTACAATTCCAATTCTGCCCGTTAGTTTAATAGACTAcgaagaaagaaatggaaaaaggaGGGAAAAAAAGCTGAGAATTTGTTTACCATTCCAGGGGAAAAATTGAAGCGCTTCAGAGACGTAGACTTGGAGACTGAAGGCGACACCTCAACATTAACATCAATGGCAGGTGGCTTATCGGCAGAGGAATCAGAATCGATTTTAGGGTTTTGCGACGCAGAATGAGAGACGACAGCGCTGCTAGCGGCTTCAAGTGGTAAAGGCAAAGCAGCTGCATTGGCGTTGGAAGAGGATAAAGGGTTATGGTCTGGGATAGGAGACTTAGGGGCTGCTGAAAGGAGGGCGTTGGGAGGAGAAGATGGGTGGTTGTGGGTAGCTACAAGGGCGTTTTGAGTATGGCGTTCGAAGAAATGTTGGATGCCGAACTTGGACGGTTGAGATTGTTGATTTGAAACGTTGGGCTTCTTGGA
Proteins encoded in this region:
- the LOC18585710 gene encoding DNA replication ATP-dependent helicase/nuclease DNA2 isoform X1, producing MPPRRKINSSSSSKKPNVSNQQSQPSKFGIQHFFERHTQNALVATHNHPSSPPNALLSAAPKSPIPDHNPLSSSNANAAALPLPLEAASSAVVSHSASQNPKIDSDSSADKPPAIDVNVEVSPSVSKSTSLKRFNFSPGMLIKQSQDDGGDVVTWKISPVNERLQALSKHMPVLADSSKHDSFSINQCSQNKGLNMSAKVDKWLSSPSPKADKKSLVSDNRVGLKRANPFQDTEVSERIADEKTSLASRQSPFRTPPSLPYCPDKLTNGITSDQLGLRQHKKALLALLDQVEDVISVEDFVSTESEPYSSDAQDGQPNEMPVIADSVVKGAGMGPPHEVSETSSNGYFLVLEVSEKRTFSESVGLQCPYKVLRLVNEKCGEERAVYLWEEWSYTVVAPGDTVNVIGEFDDEGKCNVDHENNFLILHPDILVSGTRVAASFSCPRRTVLDERLRCNEHSTAALIGTLLHQIFQAGLVKEAPTIHFLEEYARLVLQKNMESLYACGVNENEIYKTLTEAIPKLVNWIVLFKDSEDPKVPTVDFGSDNGPKKVNIFEVIDIEEMAWAPKYGLKGMIDVSVRVKIESGGKEDNEKIMPLEFKTGKMPKGQSSMEHCAQVILYTLLMSERYLKCIDSGLLYYLQSDQTQGIVVRRSDLVGLIMRRNELANDILKALTTQQLPPMLQIPSMCKGCRHLDVCTIYHKALGGDTESSGLGDVFDSHVHHFSNAHGVFLRHWDRLIDLEAKEMQLVKKDLWHSRNLKSDDCTGCLSSLVLDELPHQKSHKENRFIYHFVCRHSPASNLNGSDRNPISAASSLTKDLDCTLKCGDYVILSTESGHQIVASGVIVEISPVRVSVSFSKCLRLPGGNLSSMTEKLFQEVWRIDKDEVMTSFSIMRFNLIQIFLQNEQSSHLRKMIVDLAAPRFDSGCIFSQDPAISYVWSEKSLNDDQRRAILKILTAKDYALILGMPGTGKTSTMVHAVKALLMRGASILLTSYTNSAVDNLLIKLKSQSIDFVRIGRHESVHEEIKGHCFSGMNLSSIEEIKVKFDKVKVVAVTCLGITSPFLSGKKFDVCIIDEAGQTTLPVSLGPLMFASTFVLVGDHYQLPPLVQSAEARENGMGISLFCILSEAHPHAISPLQSQYRMCESIMGLSNALVYGDRLRCGSPEVANAKLKFSRPNASCSSWLKAVLNPGRPVIFVNTDLLPAFEARDHKTVNNPMEAYIIAEITDGLVNNGIEAKDIGIITPYNSQANLIRHACIASVETHTIDKYQGRDKDCILVSFVRSNENPRKCSSSLLADWHRINVALTRAKKKLIMVGSCRTLSKVPMLKLLIDKVDEQSGVMNMSKKDINHKAVLKRCSQIRSL
- the LOC18585710 gene encoding DNA replication ATP-dependent helicase/nuclease DNA2 isoform X3 → MPPRRKINSSSSSKKPNVSNQQSQPSKFGIQHFFERHTQNALVATHNHPSSPPNALLSAAPKSPIPDHNPLSSSNANAAALPLPLEAASSAVVSHSASQNPKIDSDSSADKPPAIDVNVEVSPSVSKSTSLKRFNFSPGMLIKQSQDDGGDVVTWKISPVNERLQALSKHMPVLADSSKHDSFSINQCSQNKGLNMSAKVDKWLSSPSPKADKKSLVSDNRVGLKRANPFQDTEVSERIADEKTSLASRQSPFRTPPSLPYCPDKLTNGITSDQLGLRQHKKALLALLDQVEDVISVEDFVSTESEPYSSDAQDGQPNEMPVIADSVVKGAGMGPPHEVSETSSNGYFLVLEVSEKRTFSESVGLQCPYKVLRLVNEKCGEERAVYLWEEWSYTVVAPGDTVNVIGEFDDEGKCNVDHENNFLILHPDILVSGTRVAASFSCPRRTVLDERLRCNEHSTAALIGTLLHQIFQAGLVKEAPTIHFLEEYARLVLQKNMESLYACGVNENEIYKTLTEAIPKLVNWIVLFKDSEDPKVPTVDFGSDNGPKKVNIFEVIDIEEMAWAPKYGLKGMIDVSVRVKIESGGKEDNEKIMPLEFKTGKMPKGQSSMEHCAQVILYTLLMSERYLKCIDSGLLYYLQSDQTQGIVVRRSDLVGLIMRRNELANDILKALTTQQLPPMLQIPSMCKGCRHLDVCTIYHKALGGDTESSGLGDVFDSHVHHFSNAHGVFLRHWDRLIDLEAKEMQLVKKDLWHSRNLKSDDCTGCLSSLVLDELPHQKSHKENRFIYHFVCRHSPASNLNGSDRNPISAASSLTKDLDCTLKCGDYVVSFSKCLRLPGGNLSSMTEKLFQEVWRIDKDEVMTSFSIMRFNLIQIFLQNEQSSHLRKMIVDLAAPRFDSGCIFSQDPAISYVWSEKSLNDDQRRAILKILTAKDYALILGMPGTGKTSTMVHAVKALLMRGASILLTSYTNSAVDNLLIKLKSQSIDFVRIGRHESVHEEIKGHCFSGMNLSSIEEIKVKFDKVKVVAVTCLGITSPFLSGKKFDVCIIDEAGQTTLPVSLGPLMFASTFVLVGDHYQLPPLVQSAEARENGMGISLFCILSEAHPHAISPLQSQYRMCESIMGLSNALVYGDRLRCGSPEVANAKLKFSRPNASCSSWLKAVLNPGRPVIFVNTDLLPAFEARDHKTVNNPMEAYIIAEITDGLVNNGIEAKDIGIITPYNSQANLIRHACIASVETHTIDKYQGRDKDCILVSFVRSNENPRKCSSSLLADWHRINVALTRAKKKLIMVGSCRTLSKVPMLKLLIDKVDEQSGVMNMSKKDINHKAVLKRCSQIRSL
- the LOC18585710 gene encoding DNA replication ATP-dependent helicase/nuclease DNA2 isoform X2 gives rise to the protein MPPRRKINSSSSSKKPNVSNQQSQPSKFGIQHFFERHTQNALVATHNHPSSPPNALLSAAPKSPIPDHNPLSSSNANAAALPLPLEAASSAVVSHSASQNPKIDSDSSADKPPAIDVNVEVSPSVSKSTSLKRFNFSPGMLIKQSQDDGGDVVTWKISPVNERLQALSKHMPVLADSSKHDSFSINQCSQNKGLNMSAKVDKWLSSPSPKADKKSLVSDNRVGLKRANPFQDTEVSERIADEKTSLASRQSPFRTPPSLPYCPDKLTNGITSDQLGLRQHKKALLALLDQVEDVISVEDFVSTESEPYSSDAQDGQPNEMPVIADSVVKGAGMGPPHEVSETSSNGYFLVLEVSEKRTFSESVGLQCPYKVLRLVNEKCGEERAVYLWEEWSYTVVAPGDTVNVIGEFDDEGKCNVDHENNFLILHPDILVSGTRVAASFSCPRRTVLDERLRCNEHSTAALIGTLLHQIFQAGLVKEAPTIHFLEEYARLVLQKNMESLYACGVNENEIYKTLTEAIPKLVNWIVLFKDSEDPKVPTVDFGSDNGPKKVNIFEVIDIEEMAWAPKYGLKGMIDVSVRVKIESGGKEDNEKIMPLEFKTGKMPKGQSSMEHCAQVILYTLLMSERYLKCIDSGLLYYLQSDQTQGIVVRRSDLVGLIMRRNELANDILKALTTQQLPPMLQIPSMCKGCRHLDVCTIYHKALGGDTESSGLGDVFDSHVHHFSNAHGVFLRHWDRLIDLEAKEMQLVKKDLWHSRNLKSDDCTGCLSSLVLDELPHQKSHKENRFIYHFVCRHSPASNLNGSDRNPISAASSLTKDLDCTLKCGDYVILSTESGHQIVASGVIVEISPVRVSVSFSKCLRLPGGNLSSMTEKLFQEVWRIDKDEVMTSFSIMRFNLIQIFLQNEQSSHLRKMIVDLAAPRFDSGCIFSQDPAISYVWSEKSLNDDQRRAILKILTAKDYALILGMPGTGKTSTMVHAVKALLMRGASILLTSYTNSAVDNLLIKLKSQSIDFVRIGRHESVHEEIKGHCFSGMNLSSIEEIKVKFDKVKVVAVTCLGITSPFLSGKKFDVCIIDEAGQTTLPVSLGPLMFASTFVLVGDHYQLPPLVQSAEARENGMGISLFCILSEAHPHAISPLQSQYRMCESIMGLSNALVYGDRLRCGSPEVANAKLKFSRPNASCSSWLKAVLNPGRPVIFVNTDLLPAFEARDHKTVNNPMEAYIIAEANLIRHACIASVETHTIDKYQGRDKDCILVSFVRSNENPRKCSSSLLADWHRINVALTRAKKKLIMVGSCRTLSKVPMLKLLIDKVDEQSGVMNMSKKDINHKAVLKRCSQIRSL